Genomic DNA from Spiroplasma alleghenense:
TAATGTTAGGAAGTAAAGCAATTTTAGGACCAAAAGATGGTAAACCAATTGTAACCCCAACTCAAGATATGATTTTAGGAAACTACTATGTAACTTTTGAGGAAAAAGGTCAAAAAGGTCAAGGAATGTTATTTTCAAATCCCGCCGAAGCATGTAGTGCTTATGAGGCTGGAGTTATCTCATTAAATTCAATTATTGCAATTGATGTTAACTCATTGGATGAAAAGCATTTTGAAACTAAAAAATCAGGATACTTAATAACAACTGTAGGTAAAATCTTATTTAACGCAATCTTTACAGAAAAATTCCCTTGATTGAACAATAATGATATTTATGGAGCAGAAACTACAGTTGATAAATTCATTGTTTCAGATTCAACTAATGTAGCAGAATATATCGAAAACGTTTATGAAACAGAACAACCAATTAAGAAAAAAGATTTATCAGCAATCATTGACCGTTACTTTAGAACTTATGGTTCACAAAAAACAGCGCAAATGCTAGATAATATGAAAGATTTAGGATTTAAATATTCATCTAAATCAGGAACAACAATTTCGGCAGGAGACGTTGTTGCTTATAAAAACAAATATGAAGACTTTAAAGTTGCTGACGAAAAAGTTGCTAAAATTACAGAATTCTACAACATGGGAATGCTAACTTTCTCTGAGAAAAAACGTCGTGTAATTAACGTTTGATCAGCAGTAAAAGATGAGATTCAAGTACAATTAGAATCTGTTCTAAAACAAGATCCAAAAAACCCAGTATTCGTCATGGCAGATTCTGGAGCAAGGGGTAATGTTTCTAACTTTACTCAACTTGTAGGTATGCGTGGTCTTATGAATGACCCCAAAGGGGATATTAAAGAAATTCCAATTAAATCATCATTCCGTGAAGGTTTAACAGTGTCAGAATACTTTATTTCAACCCATGGGGCTCGTAAAGGGATGGCTGATATTGCCTTGAAAACCGCCGATTCAGGTTACTTAACTCGTCGTTTAGTTGACGTTTCTCAAGAAATCATTATTACAGCAGTTGATTGTAATCCTTCAAAAGGATTTGAAATCAGCGACGTTGTTGAAACAAAACATGACAACATCATTGTGCCGCTAAGAGACCGTTTAATTGGACGTTTTGTTTTCGCTGATGTTGAAGATAAAAATGGTAATGTAATTGTTGAAAAAGATACTCTTGTTGATGAAATTATGGCAAACAACATCATTGAAGCTGGTGTTAAAAACGTTCAAATCCGTTCTGTGTTAACTTGTGATATGGAAAAAGGTGTATGTAAGAAATGTTATGGAATTAACCTAGCAACTGGTGAGTTGGTTGAAATTGGTGAACCAGTTGGGGTAATCGCTGCCCAATCAATTGGGGAACCGGGAACCCAACTTACAATGCGTACCTTCCATACTGGAGGGGTTGCCGGAGGGGATGATATTACCCAAGGACTACCTCGTATTAAAGAACTTCTTGACGTTACTACTCCAAAAGGTAGTGTGGCGATCATTTCACAAATTGATGGAGTTGTATCAGATGTAATTGAAGAAGATGGAATTTTCACAGTAATTATTAAATCAAACAACGATGAAAGAAAATACAAATCTCAATACGGAGCTATCATTCGTGTAAAAGTTGGTGAAGCTGTGTCGCGTGGTCAAAAACTTACTGAAGGAGCAATCAATATTAAGGATTTACTTGAAGTCGCTCGAATTGAGGATGTTGAAAACTACATCCTAAAAGAGGTTCAAAAAGTTTACCGATTACAAGGGATTGAGATTTCAGATAAGTATATCGAAATTATTGTTAAACAAATGTTGAACAAAGTTAAAATTATTGACTCAGGGGATACTGAATTATTACCTGGAGAAATTGTGACAGTGAAACATTACAAAGCTGTTATCACTTCAGCTATTATGGCTGGTAAAAAACCACCATTGGCAAAATACACAATCTTTGGTATTAAAAAAGCGCCGCTTGAATCAGAATCATGATTATCTTCTGCTTCATTCCAAGACACTGCTCGTGTATTGGTTAAAGCAATTATCAAAGGTAAGATTGATAAACTTGAAGGACTAAAAGAAAATATCATGTTAGGAAACTTAATTCCTGCAGGTACTGGATTAACAGGAAGCGCAGAAATTATCAAACGTGGTAAAGATAGTTTAGCAAACGAATATTAAAATAATAAATAAAAATACTCAACCAGTTTGGTTGAGTATTTTTATTTACTGCTTACTTTGATACTACATTTCAAAAATAATTTATATTTTAAAAATCAGTTGCAAAAAAATAATTTGAAAATATAATAAGAGCGATACTAACTTTATAAAAATTTTAGAGGGGTTTTGCAAGTGAAAAATAAGTTAGTGCCAAGTATCATTGTATCAGCAGAAATTACGGTTTTAATTATGGTCATATTAGTACCATTTACGAGCTTAAGTGATGATTATGATTTTACCAATTATTTATTACTAGCTTTTGATATATCAACTCTTTGCTTACTTATTGCTATTTATTTTTTTAGAAATTATTTAGATTCACCACCTGAAATGCTTGAAAATATTTTTAAAATTTTCTTTTTAAATTTTGGCAGTTTTAAAATTAACAAAAAAATATACTTCTACATAATTTTACTTTTGTTTGCCGCAATAGTTTTGGTAGGCAGTATTTTTTCAATCCCATTAATGAATTTAATGATTAACAAAGGTGAGACAGTTGAAAATACAGCTATAAATTTTTTAGTTATAATAAACATAATTAATTTACTATGCCTTATTTTAGTTTTATTAATATTGTCTTTGCTTGCAATTTTTTCCAAAAATTTTTATAATCAATCAAGATTCGTCTTATTGTTGCTACCATTTTTTGGTTGAGTTTATTTTTTTACAATTCAGAAAAATAAAAGAATAAATGAAATGTAGATTTAAAATAAAAACTAGTTCTCAAAGTTAAAACCTTAAGAACTAGTTTTGTTTTTTCTAAGAATTAATCTGAGTTTTATTTTCTGATTGAGTTTCTTTCTTAATATTTCTTGAGTAAAAATCTCAGAAAAATAAGGCTAAAACGATAGAACCTAAACCATAAAATAATACAGTTGCTGACCCAATAACCATCAAGATTGTGCTAATCGAACCCTTAAGTTTTGGAAATCTTAATGAAAGTAATAGAAGTATAAATAAAGCCAGCGCAGAAACTATTAGTAAAATAAGTAATAGCAATCAAGAAAGATAATTTATCGCATTATATTTAAAATCATCTGGGGTTACTGACTGATAAAATTTTTTAACAGTTGTAATAAAGTAAATTGATAAACCTAATGTTACAAGGCTTGTGATTATTGACATTCCTCACCACACTCACGAAGCCTGCTTATTAGTTTTAATGGTTGGAATCACAAAATTTAACTTAATTAATTCTGTAACCTGTTTCTTATTTGCTATAGCGTTGTTTATTTTGAAATAACCAGCTAATATTAGTATCACAACCAAAACAATCGTTGTAATGCTTATTGATAGCATTGAGAATCCTTTTTCAATAGTTATAGCAAAGAAGAAATAGGGAAACGAGGTATAAATATCTTTGTCGTTATTAGTTCTTATAATTCCTCTTGTTAATACAAATATCATATAAATAACTAAAAATGCTATTGCTGCAAAGAGATAAAATCTCTGAAATTCATATTTATCAAGTTTTTGATGACCACACTTAGTAATTCAAATTCCTATAATAACTCCCGGTGAAACCAAGTGTAGAATAAGCGTATAGATTAATCTGGTTGGATCGGAATAATCATTGACAAATTTTGTTTGAAATCCCTCACCAACCGCTTTGATCCCTGCTAGACCCATTCAAAATAGTATCATTGTTAATGTCATAAACCCAGTCATTACTGTTCATCAATTAAAATTTATTACTTTGTTTGGTTTTGACAAGACAATGGTAAAGAAAATCGCTAATAAATAGTTACTTCAAATAGTTCAAAAACTAAAGCTGGCTAGAATTCTTTCCCCGTAATTCATCACTTCAAAAATTCCGCTTTCAGTCGCAGCAAATCTTGGTGCTGGCCGTAATGCTGATAAAACTGTGTCTGAAATTAAAAATAGTCAAAAACAAATCAAAAAAAATCAACTTATATAATATGTGTATTTTTTCATAAGGCACCTACTTAATTTGTAATTTGATTAATTTTATCACATCTATATGGTGTATTATAAAAAAGAGGAGGAATTGTTTATGAAAATATTTATAGGAAGCGATCATACAGCTTTAGAAATGAAATCAGCCATTAATGATTTTTTGAAAAATTTAGGCCACGAGGTGGTGGACTTGGGACCGGAAAACGAAACTGCAGTGGACTATCCAGATTTTGGTTTTATGGTTGGTGAGGCTGTTGATAAAAATAAAGACAGTTTAGGAATTGTAATTTGTGGGAGCGGTATAGGAATCTCTATAGCAGCTAACAAAGTAAAAAATATCCGTGCTGCCTTGTGCTATGAGAAAGAAGCGGCTGAACTTGCTAGAAAACATAATAATGCCAATGTTTTAGCATTGGGAGCAAGATTTATAGCTGTTCATAAAGCCTTAACCTTGGTTGATACTTTTATCAACACCGAATTTGAGGGCGACAGACATGAAGAAAGAGTAAGAAAGTTGTGTGACTATAGTGGATAAAAATTTAAGAGAGTTTTTAAACGAGGAATTAAAGCGTCAACAAACTCATATAGAGTTAATTGCTTCAGAAAACTATGTTTCTGAAGCTGTTTTAGAAGTAATGGGAAGTATTGCAACAAACAAGTATGCTGAAGGGTATCCCGGTAAGCGTTATTATGGGGGTTGTGAATCAATTGATAAAATTGAAAATTTAGCTATTGAAAGCGCTAAAAAACTTTTTAATTCAAAGTTTGCTAATGTTCAACCACATTCAGGTAGCCAAGCAAATGCGGCTGCCTACATGGCTTTGCTAGAACATGGAGACAATGTTTTGGGTATGAGCCTTGATGCTGGAGGGCACTTGACCCACGGTTACCCTTTAAACTTTTCTGGCCAAACTTATAATTTTAATTTTTATGGAGTTGATAAAAAAACTGAAAGACTTGATTATGATGAAATTGAAAAATTAGCAATAAAATATAAGCCTAAATTAATTGTGGCAGGAGCTAGTGCCTATTCTAGGGAAATAGATTTTTCAAAATTTAGAGAAATCGCAGACAAAGTTGGAGCTAAATTAATGGTTGACATGGCTCATATTGCCGGTTTGGTTGCCGCAGGTGTTCATCAAAGCCCAATTCCTTATTCTGATGTAGTAACTTCAACCACTCACAAAACTTTGAGAGGGGCTCGAGGTGGACTAATTTTAACAAATGATCAAGAAATAGCTAAAAAAGTTAACTCGGCCTTATTTCCTGGAATTCAGGGTGGGCCTTTAGAAAACATGATTGCTGGAAAAGCCCAAGCTTTTATTGAAGCTGATAGTTCAGATTTTAAAAACTACGCAAAGGCGGTCGTGCAAAATTCTATCACTCTTGGAGAAGAGTTAAAAAAGGGCGGAGTTAGGCTTGTAGCAGGAGGAACTGATAACCACCTGATAAATATTGATGTAATAAGTCAATTCCAGCTAACAGGAAAACAAGCTGAAGATATTTTGGGTAAAATTGGTATCATTGTAAATAAAAATATGATTCCGTTTGACACTCAAAAAGCTTTCCATACTAGTGGAATAAGAATTGGAACTGCAGCTATGACTACAAGGGGTTTTATGGGTGAAGAATTTAAAGAAGTTGGTCAAATTATGATTTCAGCACTTAATGACCATTCTGAAGCAAATTTAGATAATTTAAAAACAAAAG
This window encodes:
- the rpoC gene encoding DNA-directed RNA polymerase subunit beta', giving the protein MNSKNEKRMIKIDLASPDVIRSWSRGEVTKAETINYKTLKTEKDGLFDERIFGPTKNYECACGKYKKVKNKGKVCERCLVEITESIVRRERMGHIELEEPVTHIWMLKVAPSRIAAILDLKTKELEEVVYFVSHIVLDPGTSKHLKKAQVLDLGNTKISIKTREKLTKTLEEIKDGFDLSDPKQEIGFRRAEKMIEELRNASIPFSMDEAAGFIGKYTNAKFGIGASAIEELLKNIDLDEAIVKIREELKEKRGTVEQNKMMKRLEVLDSLKKSNSRPEWMILHVIPVIPPDIRPIIQLDGGRFTTSEINDLYRRIIIRNERLKKVKSMGAPSIIVNNEKRMLQEAVDALLDNERKARPVTGKDKRALKSLTSILKGKQGRFRQNLLGKRVDYSGRSVIAIGPDLKMYQAGIPRDMAIILFKPFVIKWLQENNFAENVKVAEKMIQSGDVKIWEALENVTKDRPVLLNRAPTLHRLGIQAFEPKLVKGKAIRLHPLVTTAFNADFDGDQMAVHLPISPEAVAEARVLMLGSKAILGPKDGKPIVTPTQDMILGNYYVTFEEKGQKGQGMLFSNPAEACSAYEAGVISLNSIIAIDVNSLDEKHFETKKSGYLITTVGKILFNAIFTEKFPWLNNNDIYGAETTVDKFIVSDSTNVAEYIENVYETEQPIKKKDLSAIIDRYFRTYGSQKTAQMLDNMKDLGFKYSSKSGTTISAGDVVAYKNKYEDFKVADEKVAKITEFYNMGMLTFSEKKRRVINVWSAVKDEIQVQLESVLKQDPKNPVFVMADSGARGNVSNFTQLVGMRGLMNDPKGDIKEIPIKSSFREGLTVSEYFISTHGARKGMADIALKTADSGYLTRRLVDVSQEIIITAVDCNPSKGFEISDVVETKHDNIIVPLRDRLIGRFVFADVEDKNGNVIVEKDTLVDEIMANNIIEAGVKNVQIRSVLTCDMEKGVCKKCYGINLATGELVEIGEPVGVIAAQSIGEPGTQLTMRTFHTGGVAGGDDITQGLPRIKELLDVTTPKGSVAIISQIDGVVSDVIEEDGIFTVIIKSNNDERKYKSQYGAIIRVKVGEAVSRGQKLTEGAINIKDLLEVARIEDVENYILKEVQKVYRLQGIEISDKYIEIIVKQMLNKVKIIDSGDTELLPGEIVTVKHYKAVITSAIMAGKKPPLAKYTIFGIKKAPLESESWLSSASFQDTARVLVKAIIKGKIDKLEGLKENIMLGNLIPAGTGLTGSAEIIKRGKDSLANEY
- the rpiB gene encoding ribose 5-phosphate isomerase B, whose protein sequence is MKIFIGSDHTALEMKSAINDFLKNLGHEVVDLGPENETAVDYPDFGFMVGEAVDKNKDSLGIVICGSGIGISIAANKVKNIRAALCYEKEAAELARKHNNANVLALGARFIAVHKALTLVDTFINTEFEGDRHEERVRKLCDYSG
- the glyA gene encoding serine hydroxymethyltransferase — its product is MTIVDKNLREFLNEELKRQQTHIELIASENYVSEAVLEVMGSIATNKYAEGYPGKRYYGGCESIDKIENLAIESAKKLFNSKFANVQPHSGSQANAAAYMALLEHGDNVLGMSLDAGGHLTHGYPLNFSGQTYNFNFYGVDKKTERLDYDEIEKLAIKYKPKLIVAGASAYSREIDFSKFREIADKVGAKLMVDMAHIAGLVAAGVHQSPIPYSDVVTSTTHKTLRGARGGLILTNDQEIAKKVNSALFPGIQGGPLENMIAGKAQAFIEADSSDFKNYAKAVVQNSITLGEELKKGGVRLVAGGTDNHLINIDVISQFQLTGKQAEDILGKIGIIVNKNMIPFDTQKAFHTSGIRIGTAAMTTRGFMGEEFKEVGQIMISALNDHSEANLDNLKTKVQKLCEKYPIYNKIKY